One Arthrobacter sp. FW306-07-I genomic window carries:
- a CDS encoding DUF5703 family protein, whose protein sequence is MKEQFLTSSVQRERDYLRQYEYLVLTVSPDDSLPEARRRLVEHSEYGKWELERSKLYVGGGRRFWLRRRVMQVQRTV, encoded by the coding sequence ATGAAGGAACAATTTCTCACCAGCTCGGTCCAGCGGGAACGGGATTATTTGCGGCAGTACGAGTACCTCGTACTGACCGTCAGTCCTGATGATTCCCTGCCCGAAGCGCGGCGCCGGCTGGTTGAACACTCCGAATACGGCAAGTGGGAACTGGAACGCAGCAAGCTTTATGTGGGCGGCGGCCGGCGCTTTTGGCTCCGCCGCCGGGTGATGCAGGTCCAGCGGACCGTCTAG
- a CDS encoding aldo/keto reductase gives MQQRYVGNSGLRVSALSLGTRSWGGETDEQDASELLRTFLDAGGRHVDTSASYAGGASEAVLGSLLGDVVSRTEVSISTKAGMTTPDGRRAVDTSRNAMLTGLDASLARLGTDYVDLWFAEAWDGNVPLDETLGALDFAVRSGRARYAGISNFKGWQAAKAAAVSSVPLVAVQAEYSFLNRSAEAELMPAAEDAGLGLMAWGPLGRGVLTGKYRGTIPAGSRGASVSEAAYVEPYLAEKPSRIVDAVCMAANGLGRTPQDVALSWLLSQQGVATAIVGARTPVQLKEILDAQLAPLPPQIARALEDVSAAS, from the coding sequence ATGCAGCAGCGTTACGTCGGCAACAGTGGTTTGCGAGTTTCAGCCCTCTCCCTGGGCACCCGGTCCTGGGGCGGGGAAACTGACGAGCAGGACGCTTCAGAGTTGCTGCGGACCTTCCTCGACGCAGGCGGCCGGCACGTGGACACTTCGGCGTCATATGCGGGCGGCGCCTCAGAGGCAGTCCTCGGTTCCCTGTTGGGTGATGTGGTGTCCCGCACGGAGGTTTCCATCTCCACCAAAGCAGGAATGACGACGCCGGATGGCCGGCGTGCGGTGGACACGTCGCGGAACGCGATGCTGACCGGGCTGGACGCCAGCCTCGCCAGGCTGGGCACCGACTACGTGGACCTCTGGTTTGCCGAGGCGTGGGACGGCAACGTTCCCCTCGACGAGACGCTGGGGGCACTTGACTTCGCGGTCCGCTCCGGGCGGGCCAGGTATGCAGGGATCTCCAACTTCAAGGGCTGGCAAGCGGCGAAGGCGGCCGCTGTCAGCAGCGTCCCGCTGGTGGCGGTCCAGGCCGAGTATTCGTTCCTTAACCGGTCGGCTGAGGCGGAGCTGATGCCGGCTGCGGAGGACGCAGGGCTTGGGCTCATGGCGTGGGGGCCGCTGGGCCGTGGGGTGCTCACCGGGAAGTACCGGGGTACCATCCCGGCCGGTTCCCGTGGCGCGTCCGTCAGCGAGGCCGCCTACGTGGAGCCGTATTTGGCGGAGAAGCCGTCACGGATCGTCGATGCGGTGTGCATGGCCGCCAACGGGCTGGGCCGGACTCCCCAGGATGTGGCGCTTTCGTGGCTGCTGTCGCAGCAGGGAGTTGCCACGGCCATCGTCGGCGCCCGCACACCAGTGCAGTTGAAGGAAATCCTCGACGCCCAGCTCGCGCCGCTGCCGCCGCAGATTGCTCGGGCCTTGGAGGACGTTTCGGCAGCTTCCTAG
- a CDS encoding undecaprenyl-diphosphate phosphatase, whose protein sequence is MNWFEAALLGLVQGLTEFLPISSSAHLRIVGEFLPNAQDPGAAFTAITQLGTETAVLIFFWRDIVRIVKAWAGSLTYKVPRQDPDARMGWLVILGSLPIIVLGLLFQDQIESVLRSMWIVATMLIVFGLILAVADATGAQKRDLTHLTYKHGIFYGLAQALALIPGVSRSGGTITAGLLMGYTREAAARYSFLLAIPAVFGSGLYQLYKVVTKEGLSGPFGLPETALATVIALVVGYVIIGWFLKFVSTRSYRLFVWYRIFLGLALYLLLGFGVISA, encoded by the coding sequence GTGAACTGGTTTGAAGCGGCCCTGCTGGGCCTTGTGCAGGGACTGACCGAATTTTTACCGATTTCATCGAGCGCGCACCTGCGGATCGTGGGTGAATTCCTTCCCAACGCGCAGGACCCCGGGGCCGCCTTCACGGCCATCACCCAGCTCGGCACGGAGACCGCCGTGCTGATCTTTTTCTGGCGCGACATTGTCCGCATCGTCAAGGCATGGGCCGGATCCCTGACCTACAAAGTGCCGCGGCAGGATCCTGATGCCAGGATGGGCTGGCTGGTGATCCTGGGCAGCCTGCCCATCATCGTGCTCGGCCTGCTCTTCCAGGACCAGATCGAGTCCGTGCTCCGCAGCATGTGGATTGTGGCCACCATGCTGATCGTCTTCGGCCTGATCCTTGCCGTGGCCGACGCCACCGGTGCCCAGAAGCGGGACCTGACGCACCTGACCTATAAGCACGGCATTTTCTACGGCCTTGCCCAGGCCCTGGCATTGATCCCCGGCGTCTCCCGCTCCGGCGGCACCATCACTGCAGGCCTGCTCATGGGGTACACGCGGGAAGCCGCGGCACGGTATTCGTTCCTGCTGGCCATCCCCGCCGTGTTCGGCAGCGGGCTGTACCAGCTGTACAAGGTGGTCACCAAGGAAGGCCTTTCCGGGCCATTTGGCCTTCCGGAGACCGCCCTTGCCACTGTGATCGCCCTGGTAGTGGGATATGTCATCATCGGCTGGTTCCTGAAGTTCGTCTCGACGCGCAGCTACCGCCTCTTCGTCTGGTACCGCATCTTCCTGGGCCTGGCGCTCTACCTCCTGCTCGGTTTCGGCGTCATCAGCGCCTAG
- the mshC gene encoding cysteine--1-D-myo-inosityl 2-amino-2-deoxy-alpha-D-glucopyranoside ligase, with protein MKSWTSRPVPALPGNMPAIRLFDTAAGREVALEQEARPSMYVCGITPYDATHMGHAASYVAFDLLNRAWRDAGSEVSYVQNVTDVDDPLLERATATGVDWRDLAAEQVELFQTDMEALNVLAPDHYVGAVESIGLIVPEVERLVSMGLAYQVAGTNGEPDGDVYYDVEAAGKQSTAPDAWVLGCISHLGESAMLELFAERGGDPGRAGKRQALDPLLWRVERPGEPSWPGGSLGAGRPGWHIECTVIAQKYLPSPFTVQGGGSDLIFPHHEMGAGHAYSLAGVPLARHYAHAGMVGLDGEKMSKSKGNLVLVSKLRAAGEDPAAIRLAILAHHYRSDWSWTDEGFAAAKADLAAWRTALDHAPEGSGKALLAEIREALAADLNAPAAVAAISRWARSANDGGAAASPADSILAKDAVDALLGIRL; from the coding sequence GTGAAATCCTGGACTTCCCGCCCCGTTCCTGCCCTGCCCGGAAACATGCCCGCGATTCGTTTGTTCGACACTGCGGCAGGCCGCGAAGTGGCACTTGAGCAGGAGGCCAGGCCCTCCATGTACGTCTGCGGCATCACCCCCTACGACGCGACCCACATGGGACATGCAGCCAGCTACGTTGCCTTTGACCTGCTCAACCGCGCCTGGCGCGACGCCGGCAGCGAGGTTTCCTATGTGCAGAACGTGACTGATGTGGACGATCCCCTGCTTGAACGTGCCACCGCCACCGGCGTCGACTGGCGCGACCTCGCCGCAGAGCAGGTGGAGCTCTTCCAGACCGACATGGAGGCGCTGAACGTCCTGGCACCCGACCACTACGTTGGCGCTGTGGAATCCATCGGCCTGATCGTCCCCGAGGTGGAGCGGCTGGTCAGCATGGGACTGGCCTACCAGGTGGCAGGCACCAACGGGGAACCTGACGGCGATGTCTATTACGACGTCGAAGCTGCCGGAAAGCAGTCGACGGCACCTGACGCCTGGGTACTGGGATGCATTTCCCACCTGGGCGAGAGCGCCATGCTGGAGCTTTTTGCCGAGCGCGGCGGCGATCCCGGAAGGGCCGGGAAGCGGCAGGCGCTTGACCCGCTGCTCTGGCGCGTGGAACGGCCGGGCGAACCCAGCTGGCCGGGTGGAAGCCTGGGCGCCGGAAGGCCCGGCTGGCACATCGAATGCACCGTCATCGCCCAGAAGTACCTGCCGTCGCCCTTCACGGTGCAGGGCGGTGGCTCGGACCTGATCTTCCCGCATCACGAGATGGGCGCCGGCCACGCGTACTCCCTCGCAGGGGTGCCCCTTGCCCGGCATTACGCCCATGCAGGCATGGTGGGGCTCGACGGCGAAAAGATGAGCAAGTCCAAGGGCAACCTGGTGCTGGTCTCCAAGCTCCGCGCTGCCGGTGAGGACCCGGCTGCAATCCGCCTGGCCATCCTGGCGCACCATTACCGCTCCGACTGGTCATGGACGGACGAAGGCTTCGCGGCCGCCAAGGCTGACCTGGCGGCGTGGCGGACTGCACTGGACCACGCCCCCGAAGGATCGGGAAAGGCGCTCCTCGCCGAAATCCGTGAAGCGCTGGCGGCAGACCTCAATGCCCCGGCGGCGGTTGCCGCCATCTCGCGCTGGGCACGGTCCGCGAACGACGGCGGTGCTGCCGCCAGCCCTGCTGACAGCATCCTGGCGAAAGATGCGGTGGACGCCCTGCTGGGCATCCGGCTGTAG
- a CDS encoding PAC2 family protein, protein MNSFEGDTAEQGAGPERERFLQPVADGQRVTVMLAAFEGWNDAGEAASDSLRYLNKLWGGKKVASIDADEYYDFQFTRPTVRRNAAGERKIKWPSTRIYKATAPNSNVDVIFVQGTEPSYKWRAYTAELLAHAEALNVDYVVLVGALLADVPHSRPIPVSTSSDDAPLRERMNLEASQYEGPVGIVGVLSEVALLAGIPAVSLWAAVPHYVAQAPSPKAQLALLHRIEELLQVPLDTHELAEEADAWERGVDELATEDPEIAAYVRQLEEAKDTADLPEASGESIAREFERYLKRRGQDRP, encoded by the coding sequence ATGAATAGCTTCGAGGGAGACACCGCCGAACAGGGTGCCGGACCCGAGCGGGAACGGTTCCTGCAGCCAGTGGCTGACGGACAGCGCGTAACGGTGATGCTTGCCGCCTTTGAAGGGTGGAACGACGCCGGAGAAGCGGCCAGCGATTCGCTGCGTTACCTGAACAAGTTGTGGGGCGGCAAGAAGGTGGCATCCATCGATGCCGATGAGTATTACGACTTCCAGTTCACGCGCCCCACCGTCCGCAGGAACGCGGCCGGGGAACGCAAGATCAAGTGGCCTTCAACCCGCATCTACAAAGCCACCGCGCCCAACTCCAACGTGGACGTCATCTTCGTCCAGGGCACGGAACCGTCCTATAAGTGGCGCGCCTACACTGCAGAACTGCTGGCCCATGCGGAGGCGCTGAATGTGGACTACGTGGTGCTGGTTGGAGCGCTGCTGGCGGACGTCCCGCACAGCCGCCCTATCCCAGTGAGCACGTCCTCCGACGACGCACCGCTCAGGGAGCGGATGAACCTGGAGGCCTCCCAGTACGAAGGCCCCGTGGGCATTGTGGGCGTCCTGTCCGAGGTGGCGCTCCTGGCTGGTATCCCTGCCGTGTCCTTGTGGGCTGCCGTGCCGCACTACGTGGCCCAGGCTCCCTCCCCCAAGGCGCAGCTCGCCCTCCTGCACCGCATCGAGGAGCTGCTGCAGGTGCCCCTGGATACCCATGAGCTGGCCGAGGAAGCTGACGCCTGGGAACGCGGCGTGGACGAACTGGCTACCGAGGATCCCGAAATTGCTGCCTACGTCCGGCAGCTGGAGGAAGCCAAGGACACCGCAGACCTCCCGGAGGCCAGCGGCGAATCCATCGCCAGGGAATTCGAACGGTACCTGAAGCGGCGGGGCCAGGACCGGCCCTGA
- a CDS encoding HAD family hydrolase, producing the protein MRFPASGSPLKAVLWDMDGTIVDTEPYWIAAEHALVEAHGGTWSHDQAMQLVGQSLTFSAGLLQQAGVELEIREIIDTLTGQVINSVRQQVPWRPGARELLEELHLAGVRCALVTMSEGPLAREVVASLPRPYFEVLVTGDIVSQGKPHPEAYLTAVERLQESDPDLGIHHCVALEDSVPGVAAAVASGVATVAVPHIVPLPDHDSYALWDTLAGRGLAELEALLQRADAPAASTGDARG; encoded by the coding sequence ATGCGATTTCCTGCCTCCGGTTCACCGCTCAAAGCCGTCCTGTGGGACATGGACGGCACCATCGTGGACACCGAGCCATACTGGATCGCGGCGGAACATGCACTGGTGGAGGCACACGGTGGAACGTGGAGCCATGACCAGGCAATGCAGCTGGTTGGCCAGTCACTGACCTTTTCCGCGGGCCTGCTCCAACAGGCCGGCGTCGAGCTCGAAATCCGCGAAATCATCGACACCCTCACCGGACAGGTCATCAACAGCGTGCGGCAGCAGGTGCCGTGGCGCCCCGGCGCCCGTGAACTCCTTGAAGAACTGCACCTGGCCGGCGTTCGCTGCGCCCTGGTCACCATGTCGGAGGGACCGTTGGCCCGCGAGGTGGTGGCCAGCCTTCCCCGGCCGTACTTCGAAGTGCTGGTCACCGGCGATATCGTGAGCCAGGGCAAGCCGCACCCGGAGGCATATCTGACGGCCGTGGAACGGCTGCAGGAGAGCGATCCCGATCTTGGAATCCACCACTGCGTAGCCCTTGAGGACTCCGTGCCCGGCGTGGCCGCGGCCGTCGCCTCCGGCGTCGCCACTGTGGCCGTGCCCCACATTGTGCCGCTGCCGGACCACGACAGCTACGCACTCTGGGACACCCTCGCCGGCCGGGGGCTGGCTGAGCTGGAAGCACTGCTTCAGCGGGCGGACGCACCCGCGGCTTCAACGGGTGATGCACGTGGCTGA
- a CDS encoding site-2 protease family protein: MHVADPGGPGQGTNPARREGIPLGRIAGVPVVLAYSWFVIAAFTVIVYGPVLARNNPTLGTSAYIVAFAYAVLLLISVLVHELAHALTAKIYGWPTQKIVLNLWGGHTQFESFTSSPGRSVLVALAGPAANFVLAGGAWLLLGTDSLGSVAEILTNIFMWANFLIGVFNVLPGLPLDGGRLVESIVWKATGSQAKGTVAAGWGGRIIVLAIAYWFLLRPYLAGDSPDFSLLMITILVGGFLWMGASASIQQGTLRGRLPLVSAAALSTPATGMPATGTVRDAIRLGAAGTKSVVVCGPDGRPQGVVDPGAVASVPAAAADTTPITAVSFPLAAGAYVPEWSKGQELIQFLSQLEGRHYAVVDHNGMVTGLMTQEAVLAAITGKRPRNDRHPQGQNR; encoded by the coding sequence ATGCACGTGGCTGACCCGGGCGGCCCCGGCCAAGGCACCAACCCGGCACGCCGCGAAGGCATCCCGCTGGGGCGGATCGCCGGCGTCCCCGTTGTCCTTGCGTACTCGTGGTTCGTGATCGCGGCCTTCACCGTGATCGTCTACGGGCCTGTGTTGGCCAGGAACAACCCGACGCTGGGCACGAGTGCCTATATCGTGGCGTTCGCGTACGCCGTCCTGCTCCTGATCTCAGTGCTCGTCCACGAACTCGCCCATGCCCTGACAGCAAAAATCTACGGCTGGCCTACGCAAAAGATTGTGCTTAACCTTTGGGGCGGCCACACCCAGTTCGAAAGCTTCACATCGTCTCCGGGCCGGTCCGTGCTCGTGGCGCTGGCGGGCCCGGCTGCCAACTTCGTCCTGGCGGGCGGGGCCTGGCTGCTGCTCGGCACCGACAGCCTTGGAAGCGTCGCGGAAATTCTGACGAACATCTTCATGTGGGCGAACTTCCTGATTGGCGTCTTCAACGTCCTGCCGGGCCTGCCACTGGACGGCGGCAGGCTGGTCGAGTCCATCGTCTGGAAGGCCACCGGCAGCCAGGCGAAAGGAACTGTTGCAGCCGGGTGGGGCGGGCGCATCATCGTCCTGGCCATTGCGTACTGGTTCCTCCTTCGCCCGTACCTGGCCGGAGATAGTCCGGACTTCAGCCTCCTCATGATCACTATCCTGGTGGGCGGGTTCCTCTGGATGGGAGCGTCAGCGTCCATCCAGCAAGGCACGCTGCGCGGCCGGCTCCCGCTGGTCAGTGCCGCGGCATTGTCGACGCCCGCCACCGGAATGCCTGCCACCGGCACCGTACGGGATGCCATCCGCCTGGGGGCAGCAGGAACAAAGTCTGTCGTGGTCTGCGGACCGGATGGCCGGCCCCAGGGCGTAGTTGACCCCGGCGCGGTGGCATCAGTGCCGGCTGCTGCCGCCGATACCACCCCCATCACCGCCGTTTCATTTCCACTGGCTGCAGGCGCCTACGTCCCTGAATGGTCCAAAGGGCAGGAGCTGATCCAGTTCCTTTCGCAGCTTGAGGGACGCCACTATGCAGTGGTGGACCACAACGGCATGGTCACTGGGCTAATGACCCAGGAGGCAGTCCTCGCGGCCATTACCGGCAAGCGCCCGCGCAACGATAGGCACCCGCAGGGCCAGAACCGGTAG
- a CDS encoding tRNA (adenine-N1)-methyltransferase, translating to MSSETAVNDANGAAQAGAAASGSQPVGAARRRGPFREGERVQLTDERGRMNTITLERGGAFHTHRGFLNHDEIIGKVDGSVVVNNVGQQYQTLRPLLSDFVLSMPRGAAVVYPKDAGQIVTMADIFPGARVVEAGVGSGALSISLLRAVGDNGYLHSFERRQEFADIARGNVETIFGGPHPAWQISLGDFQEEVVKAEEPGSVDRVVLDMLAPWECLDAVATVLAPGGVWINYVATVTQLSRTAEAIRADGRFTEPDAWESMVRGWHLEGLAVRPDHRMVAHTGFLLVTRRLADGVTGISVKRRPSKTDFNEEDVNAWTPGAVGERAVSDKKLRRAARDAIAGTNVVDGPEVTN from the coding sequence ATGAGCAGCGAAACTGCCGTCAACGACGCCAACGGAGCAGCCCAAGCCGGTGCTGCCGCCAGCGGCTCGCAGCCGGTGGGAGCTGCCCGTCGCCGCGGCCCCTTCCGTGAAGGCGAACGTGTCCAGCTCACCGATGAGCGGGGCCGCATGAACACCATCACCCTGGAACGCGGCGGCGCATTCCACACCCACCGCGGGTTCCTCAACCATGACGAAATCATTGGCAAGGTCGACGGCTCCGTGGTGGTCAACAATGTCGGCCAGCAGTACCAGACCCTCCGCCCCCTGCTCTCCGACTTCGTCCTCTCCATGCCGCGCGGCGCCGCCGTCGTCTATCCCAAGGACGCCGGCCAGATCGTCACCATGGCGGACATCTTCCCGGGCGCACGTGTAGTGGAAGCCGGCGTCGGCTCCGGCGCCCTCTCCATCTCCCTGCTCCGCGCCGTGGGCGATAACGGCTACCTGCACTCCTTCGAACGGCGCCAGGAATTCGCGGACATCGCCCGCGGAAACGTGGAGACGATCTTTGGCGGCCCGCACCCCGCCTGGCAGATCTCCCTGGGTGATTTCCAGGAGGAAGTGGTCAAAGCCGAGGAACCCGGCTCCGTGGACCGCGTTGTCCTGGACATGCTCGCGCCTTGGGAATGCCTCGACGCCGTTGCCACCGTCCTCGCGCCCGGCGGCGTGTGGATCAACTACGTTGCCACCGTCACCCAGCTCTCCCGCACCGCGGAAGCCATCCGGGCGGACGGCCGGTTCACCGAACCCGACGCGTGGGAGTCGATGGTCCGCGGCTGGCACCTGGAAGGTCTCGCCGTCCGTCCCGACCACCGAATGGTGGCCCACACCGGATTCCTGCTGGTCACGCGGCGGCTCGCCGACGGCGTCACCGGCATTTCAGTCAAGCGCCGCCCGTCCAAGACCGACTTCAACGAAGAGGACGTCAACGCCTGGACTCCGGGGGCCGTGGGGGAGCGCGCTGTATCGGACAAGAAGCTCCGGCGCGCCGCCCGTGACGCCATCGCGGGGACCAACGTGGTGGACGGGCCAGAGGTCACGAACTAG
- the arc gene encoding proteasome ATPase, producing METPNTDSGRTPAEQSAANDLSVADRQVNILRDKLRHIDRQLAAATQNNSKLVSMLETAKAEILRLKNALDQEGQPPYSFGTILQINPKRQPAPGNSGQAATEESVDIFNAGRKMRVGISPLVNINQLAVGQEVLLNEALLIVAGLGYERAGELATLKEMLGRDRALVVGRADEERVVRLSGALLSEKLRVGDALSVDSRTGYALEKVPRSEVENLVLEEVPDITYEDIGGLGPQIEQIRDAVELPFLHPDLYREHGLKAPKGILLYGPPGCGKTLIAKAVANSLAARAAERSGNVDLKSYFLNIKGPELLDKYVGETERHIRLIFSRAREKASDGSPVVVFFDEMDSLFRTRGTGISSDVETTIVPQLLSEIDGVERLDNVIVIGASNREDMIDPAILRPGRLDVKVKIQRPDAEAAADIFNKYITTDLPFHESDLAEHNGDIQATVDAMVQRTVEAMYSTDKSNEFLEVTYANGDTEMLYFKDFNSGAVVQNVVDRAKKYAIKDLLTTHQKGLRIEHLLRAVVDEFREHEDMPNTTNPDDWARISGKKGERITYIRTIVQGKAGQEPGKSIETMPTTGQYL from the coding sequence ATGGAGACACCAAACACGGACTCCGGACGTACTCCGGCAGAGCAGTCTGCCGCCAACGACCTCTCGGTTGCTGACCGCCAGGTCAACATACTTCGGGACAAGCTCAGGCATATCGACCGCCAGCTGGCAGCAGCCACGCAGAACAACTCCAAGCTGGTCAGCATGCTTGAGACTGCCAAGGCAGAGATCCTGCGGTTGAAAAACGCCCTGGACCAGGAAGGGCAGCCGCCATACAGCTTCGGCACCATCCTCCAAATAAATCCGAAGCGGCAGCCTGCTCCGGGCAACAGCGGCCAGGCCGCCACTGAAGAGTCGGTGGACATCTTCAACGCCGGGCGGAAAATGCGGGTGGGCATCAGCCCGCTGGTGAACATCAACCAGCTCGCGGTAGGGCAGGAAGTGCTCCTGAACGAGGCACTCCTGATCGTGGCGGGACTGGGCTACGAACGCGCCGGTGAACTTGCCACGCTGAAGGAAATGCTGGGACGCGACCGGGCCCTGGTGGTGGGCCGTGCGGACGAGGAACGCGTCGTCCGGCTTTCCGGTGCCCTCCTCTCCGAGAAACTCCGGGTTGGCGACGCCCTGTCCGTCGATTCCCGGACCGGCTACGCCTTGGAGAAAGTACCCCGCTCCGAGGTGGAGAACCTGGTCCTTGAGGAAGTTCCGGACATCACCTACGAAGACATCGGCGGCCTCGGCCCGCAGATTGAACAGATCCGCGACGCCGTCGAACTGCCGTTCCTGCACCCGGACCTCTACCGGGAACATGGCCTGAAGGCTCCCAAGGGCATCCTCCTTTACGGTCCTCCGGGCTGCGGCAAGACCCTGATCGCCAAGGCCGTTGCCAACTCGCTCGCCGCCCGCGCAGCGGAGCGTTCCGGAAACGTTGACTTGAAGAGCTATTTCCTCAACATCAAGGGGCCTGAGCTCCTGGACAAGTACGTGGGTGAAACAGAGCGGCACATCCGCCTCATCTTCTCCCGCGCCCGGGAGAAGGCCTCGGACGGCAGCCCCGTCGTGGTGTTCTTTGACGAGATGGACTCACTGTTCCGTACCCGCGGCACCGGCATCTCGTCCGACGTCGAGACCACCATCGTGCCGCAGCTCCTCAGCGAGATCGACGGCGTGGAGCGCCTCGACAATGTCATCGTCATTGGCGCGTCCAATCGCGAGGACATGATCGACCCCGCAATCCTGCGGCCCGGACGTCTGGACGTCAAGGTCAAGATCCAGCGGCCCGACGCGGAAGCTGCTGCAGACATTTTCAACAAATACATCACCACGGACCTGCCGTTCCACGAATCCGACCTGGCCGAACACAACGGGGACATCCAGGCCACCGTTGATGCCATGGTCCAGCGAACGGTGGAGGCGATGTACTCCACGGACAAGTCCAACGAGTTCCTGGAGGTCACCTACGCCAATGGTGACACCGAAATGTTGTACTTCAAGGACTTCAACTCCGGGGCCGTGGTCCAGAACGTGGTGGACCGGGCCAAGAAGTACGCCATCAAGGACCTGCTGACCACGCACCAGAAGGGCCTCCGGATCGAGCACCTGCTGCGCGCCGTGGTGGATGAGTTCCGTGAACACGAAGACATGCCCAACACCACCAATCCGGATGACTGGGCCCGGATTTCCGGGAAGAAGGGCGAACGGATCACCTATATCCGCACCATCGTCCAAGGGAAAGCCGGCCAGGAGCCGGGCAAGTCCATCGAGACCATGCCGACCACAGGACAGTATCTATGA
- the dop gene encoding depupylase/deamidase Dop, with protein MTGAHGSAGGEGLPAGGAMRVMGAETEYGIHAPSAPSANATMMSARVVQAYAQVTRQRAAGGAETRWDYTDEEPLHDARGWTVDRGAAHPTQLTDQPPVLDAEAVALAYGREELELDGQDESGTLLMNMVLGNGARLYVDHAHPEYSSPEVTNPRDAVAWDAAGDLVGLAAVRRLAADPALPPVNLYKNNTDNKSVSYGSHENYLMPRSVPFGDIVRGLTPFFVSRQVVCGAGRLGLGQDSSIPGFQISQRADFFEAEVGLETTIRRPIINTRDEPHSTADKYRRLHVIIGDANLSQVSNYLKFGTTAMVLSLIEAGLAPKIEVYEPVAALKTVSHDTSLTAKLRLLDGRRVTALDLQWMYHEAAAKLAQDTGVGDAVDGDGHTHEVLERWASVLTQLDSDRAAAATSVEWLAKLSLLDGYRQRDGLEWSDARLGLVDLQWADIRPEKGLYYRLLSRNRMQRLVDDATIAAAVAEPPADTRAYFRGKCISSFGKDVVGASWDSVIFDVPGYGRLQRVPTREPLRGTKALTGALFERYREAGPFLGELLGHSSTPPAG; from the coding sequence ATGACGGGTGCACACGGCTCCGCCGGTGGGGAAGGCCTCCCCGCCGGCGGGGCCATGCGCGTCATGGGAGCGGAAACCGAATACGGCATCCATGCCCCATCTGCGCCATCCGCCAACGCCACCATGATGAGCGCCAGGGTGGTGCAGGCCTACGCCCAGGTGACCCGGCAACGCGCTGCGGGCGGAGCGGAAACGCGCTGGGACTACACCGACGAAGAGCCGCTGCACGATGCCCGCGGCTGGACAGTGGACAGGGGCGCCGCACATCCCACCCAGCTGACCGACCAGCCGCCGGTGCTCGACGCGGAGGCGGTGGCCCTGGCCTACGGCCGCGAGGAACTTGAACTCGACGGCCAGGACGAATCCGGCACCCTGCTGATGAACATGGTCCTGGGCAACGGGGCCCGGCTGTACGTCGACCACGCGCACCCTGAGTACTCCAGCCCCGAAGTCACCAACCCGCGCGACGCCGTGGCCTGGGACGCCGCAGGTGACCTGGTGGGATTGGCTGCCGTCCGCAGGCTGGCCGCGGACCCGGCCCTGCCGCCGGTCAATCTGTACAAGAACAACACTGACAACAAGTCCGTGTCCTACGGTTCGCACGAGAACTACCTCATGCCAAGGTCGGTACCGTTCGGGGACATCGTGCGGGGGCTGACACCGTTCTTCGTGAGCCGGCAGGTGGTCTGTGGGGCCGGCCGGCTGGGACTCGGCCAGGACAGCTCGATTCCCGGCTTCCAAATCAGCCAGCGGGCGGACTTTTTCGAAGCCGAAGTGGGGCTCGAAACCACCATCCGCAGGCCCATCATCAATACCAGGGACGAGCCCCACTCCACAGCGGACAAGTACCGGCGCCTGCACGTGATCATCGGGGACGCCAACCTCAGCCAGGTGTCCAATTACCTCAAGTTCGGCACCACGGCGATGGTCCTCAGCCTCATTGAAGCGGGGCTTGCGCCCAAAATCGAGGTCTATGAACCCGTCGCAGCCCTCAAGACCGTCAGCCACGACACTTCGCTGACCGCAAAGCTGCGCCTACTCGACGGAAGGCGCGTCACGGCCCTGGACCTCCAGTGGATGTACCACGAGGCTGCGGCCAAACTCGCGCAGGACACCGGTGTGGGTGACGCCGTGGACGGTGACGGACATACCCACGAGGTCCTGGAGCGGTGGGCGTCCGTTCTTACCCAGCTTGACAGCGACAGGGCCGCTGCCGCCACCTCTGTTGAGTGGCTGGCCAAACTCTCCCTGCTGGACGGCTACCGCCAGCGCGACGGACTGGAATGGAGCGACGCGCGGCTGGGTCTGGTGGATCTCCAATGGGCGGACATCAGGCCCGAGAAAGGCCTCTACTACCGCCTGCTGTCCAGGAACCGGATGCAGCGGCTGGTGGATGATGCCACCATCGCCGCGGCAGTAGCGGAGCCGCCGGCCGACACCCGGGCCTACTTCCGGGGCAAGTGCATCAGCAGCTTCGGCAAGGACGTAGTGGGGGCAAGCTGGGACTCTGTCATCTTCGACGTGCCCGGTTATGGAAGGCTTCAGCGGGTGCCCACCCGTGAGCCCCTGAGGGGAACCAAAGCCCTGACTGGAGCGTTATTCGAGCGCTATCGGGAAGCGGGCCCATTCCTCGGGG